Proteins encoded in a region of the Planococcus shixiaomingii genome:
- the yiaA gene encoding inner membrane protein YiaA — MLGERDEEVFAKKPAEKRRLGEPTGAFKGAAWGALVIGVSSYLIGLYNATMELNEKGYYIVLLILGLYSAVSLQKAVRDRDEGIRVTNLYYGISWFALISAIALMAIGLFNAGSIVLSEKGFYGISFVLSLFAVVTVQKNVRDAEEAKNIGES; from the coding sequence ATGTTGGGAGAAAGAGACGAAGAGGTGTTCGCGAAGAAACCGGCGGAGAAACGCAGGCTCGGTGAACCGACAGGCGCGTTTAAAGGCGCGGCTTGGGGAGCACTGGTGATTGGGGTGTCTTCGTATTTGATCGGGTTGTACAATGCGACGATGGAGTTGAACGAAAAAGGCTATTATATTGTGTTGCTGATTCTCGGGCTTTACTCCGCGGTATCGCTTCAAAAAGCGGTCAGGGACCGAGATGAAGGAATACGGGTCACGAACCTGTATTACGGCATCAGCTGGTTCGCGCTGATTTCGGCGATTGCCCTAATGGCGATTGGCCTGTTCAACGCCGGCAGTATTGTGCTCAGTGAGAAAGGTTTTTACGGCATCTCGTTCGTGCTGAGTTTGTTTGCTGTTGTGACTGTACAAAAGAATGTCCGCGATGCGGAAGAAGCGAAAAATATAGGAGAATCGTGA
- a CDS encoding YhdH/YhfP family quinone oxidoreductase, which yields MNSFKAIVIKEQEDEVIYGVEQIGEEELSDGDVVIKVAYSSINYKDMLAVQKKGGVIRNYPMIPGIDLSGTVVQSADSRFQKGQEVVVTGFEMGMSHTGGFAEYARVPADWVVPLPENLSLRDAMVFGTAGFTAALSILALEKNGMDPKNNPKILVTGSTGGVGSIAVKILAKIGYGNITALVRKERQVEVAKSLGAHTVVFPDDLGELKKPLSKEKFDYILDTVGGDVTSVLIPQLSYGGSMCMCGMAAGVGLNATVLPFILRGVNLLGIDSVNVPIEKRPAIWAKMANDWNIAGTTLVDEVALEEVPGTIEAIKKGEHLGRTIVKC from the coding sequence ATGAATTCATTTAAAGCAATTGTCATTAAAGAACAGGAAGACGAAGTGATTTACGGAGTGGAACAAATAGGTGAGGAAGAGCTATCAGACGGTGACGTAGTCATTAAAGTGGCGTATTCTTCGATCAATTACAAAGACATGTTGGCGGTGCAGAAAAAAGGCGGCGTGATCCGGAACTATCCGATGATTCCTGGGATCGATTTGAGCGGCACCGTTGTGCAGTCAGCCGATTCCCGTTTTCAGAAGGGGCAGGAAGTCGTCGTCACAGGTTTTGAAATGGGGATGAGCCACACAGGCGGATTCGCCGAATATGCCCGGGTACCTGCGGATTGGGTTGTGCCGTTGCCGGAAAACTTGAGCCTGCGGGACGCGATGGTCTTTGGAACAGCAGGATTTACGGCCGCGCTGTCCATCTTGGCATTGGAGAAGAACGGCATGGATCCGAAAAACAATCCCAAAATACTGGTGACCGGGTCGACAGGCGGAGTCGGCAGCATTGCGGTGAAGATACTGGCTAAAATCGGATACGGGAATATTACGGCGTTAGTCCGCAAAGAACGTCAAGTGGAAGTGGCGAAATCACTCGGCGCGCATACCGTCGTTTTCCCCGATGACTTGGGCGAATTGAAAAAGCCGTTAAGCAAAGAAAAATTCGATTATATTCTCGATACTGTTGGAGGGGATGTAACTTCTGTTTTGATTCCACAGCTTTCCTATGGCGGCAGCATGTGTATGTGCGGAATGGCGGCAGGTGTCGGGCTGAATGCCACTGTCCTGCCGTTTATCTTAAGAGGGGTCAACCTGCTTGGCATCGATTCAGTCAACGTACCGATTGAAAAACGCCCGGCGATTTGGGCGAAAATGGCGAATGACTGGAACATTGCTGGAACGACTTTGGTAGATGAGGTCGCACTTGAAGAAGTGCCCGGCACGATCGAGGCCATCAAAAAAGGGGAGCATCTAGGGCGCACCATTGTGAAGTGCTAA
- a CDS encoding TspO/MBR family protein — protein sequence MDENTLKKTKIFTILNLVFYFLTLGVNYLGSSGFFNGKSQKDISDEYTTLISPAPFTFSIWGVIYSLLLITLVYLFVKRKDRNISKLILLISPLFIVSALCNMSWIIAFSYEQLGISTLLIFGMLFSLLTIVERIYKNRFEFPSTLAGLSFTFYGSWVFIATIVNISLFLVQLEWNGFGISDSVWTIIILMVAIAFVLFYLSRYKNAAFPIPIAWAFFGIYSSYASGRFDPAMSTAIQGVLLAGIAIFLIAVVWRFIKNGNSLFLRHTA from the coding sequence ATGGATGAAAATACATTGAAGAAAACAAAAATCTTCACCATATTGAATCTGGTTTTTTATTTTTTAACGCTCGGTGTCAATTACCTCGGATCGTCCGGATTTTTTAACGGGAAAAGCCAAAAGGATATCTCAGATGAATACACAACGCTCATATCCCCAGCACCGTTTACTTTTTCAATTTGGGGCGTTATTTACAGTTTGCTGCTGATTACATTGGTCTATTTATTTGTGAAAAGAAAAGACCGGAATATCAGCAAGCTGATTCTATTGATTTCTCCTTTATTTATCGTGAGTGCTCTGTGCAATATGAGTTGGATTATTGCATTTTCTTATGAACAATTGGGCATATCAACGCTGCTGATTTTTGGCATGCTGTTCTCACTGCTTACTATCGTGGAAAGAATCTATAAAAATCGCTTTGAATTTCCTTCCACTCTTGCAGGACTCAGTTTCACGTTCTATGGTTCGTGGGTTTTCATCGCTACGATCGTCAATATCTCGTTGTTTTTAGTGCAGTTGGAATGGAATGGATTCGGCATTTCCGATTCCGTCTGGACAATCATCATCTTGATGGTTGCCATCGCATTTGTCCTTTTTTACTTGTCTCGGTATAAAAACGCAGCTTTTCCCATTCCTATCGCATGGGCGTTCTTCGGGATATACAGTTCTTATGCGAGCGGACGGTTCGATCCTGCTATGTCGACGGCCATTCAAGGCGTTCTTTTAGCGGGAATCGCGATCTTTCTTATTGCGGTGGTGTGGAG
- a CDS encoding DUF1572 domain-containing protein, with protein sequence MENILPIVAVVLILIVGLLLYFNRRKETPPEPEILSSPESEPEIKNSEPEVEEDPYVLFMPHVSEVEDEKIVERQYRKIEIPAILKFDIRETLNAGSLVIEDAKKYKVKFSPEVVKGLKDKNMTLIERVNGKGYLPAVKKEGTKGIYEQAVLLKKVDPKLVAHASFSLLTAVVGQQQLIEIQSSLKKIEEKLAVLLQNRDNDFAGKIESRFSYFREAITRFRNNGILLGGVEDQKIEDFYTATIQDLKVLNKDLKGIGESIDRLKEHETIRNWGEAAVIKDYKRLIDTFNNKQELVLLNIKFIEECYEPYLTSVRNYQEANSKSRSLDEVVAENNNIISVIESKVKKIEENYKVKLNFGVKALKYRNLEGLKEIAPLRISQQKISSQEVPSELLVEIVDEEKVYAYVPK encoded by the coding sequence GTGGAAAATATCCTTCCGATAGTAGCAGTGGTACTGATTTTGATAGTTGGGCTTTTGCTTTATTTTAATAGAAGAAAAGAAACACCTCCAGAGCCTGAAATACTATCCAGTCCGGAAAGTGAACCGGAAATAAAAAATAGTGAGCCGGAAGTAGAAGAAGATCCTTATGTTCTTTTTATGCCTCACGTTTCAGAAGTTGAAGATGAAAAAATAGTGGAGAGGCAATATAGAAAGATAGAAATCCCTGCAATTCTGAAATTTGATATTCGGGAAACACTTAATGCCGGGTCACTTGTAATTGAAGATGCTAAGAAATATAAGGTAAAATTCAGTCCTGAAGTGGTGAAAGGGTTAAAGGACAAGAACATGACGCTTATAGAACGAGTGAACGGAAAAGGGTATCTTCCTGCAGTAAAAAAAGAAGGCACGAAAGGCATTTATGAGCAAGCTGTTTTATTGAAAAAGGTTGATCCGAAGCTGGTTGCTCATGCGAGCTTCAGTTTGTTAACCGCTGTCGTCGGACAGCAGCAATTGATTGAAATCCAAAGTTCGTTGAAAAAGATTGAAGAAAAATTAGCTGTTTTATTGCAAAACAGGGACAATGACTTTGCCGGGAAAATCGAATCCAGGTTCAGTTATTTCAGAGAAGCAATCACGCGCTTCAGAAACAATGGCATCCTGCTTGGCGGCGTGGAAGATCAAAAAATAGAAGATTTCTATACGGCTACTATTCAAGATTTGAAGGTTTTAAATAAAGATCTTAAAGGAATAGGCGAAAGCATAGATCGGTTGAAGGAGCATGAAACGATTCGGAATTGGGGAGAAGCGGCAGTAATAAAGGATTATAAGAGACTGATTGATACATTCAACAACAAACAGGAACTGGTGTTGTTGAACATAAAGTTTATCGAAGAATGTTACGAGCCTTACTTAACTTCAGTAAGAAATTATCAAGAAGCGAATTCAAAATCCCGATCATTAGATGAAGTGGTGGCTGAAAACAATAACATTATTAGCGTAATTGAAAGCAAAGTGAAAAAGATTGAAGAGAACTACAAAGTGAAATTGAACTTTGGCGTAAAGGCGTTGAAATACAGAAATCTTGAGGGGTTAAAAGAAATCGCTCCACTAAGAATAAGTCAGCAAAAAATTTCATCTCAAGAAGTTCCTTCTGAGTTGTTAGTTGAAATTGTAGATGAAGAGAAAGTGTATGCGTATGTGCCGAAATAG